One genomic window of Lepeophtheirus salmonis chromosome 5, UVic_Lsal_1.4, whole genome shotgun sequence includes the following:
- the l(1)G0320 gene encoding translocon-associated protein subunit alpha, whose product MMKLRSLLMLSLCLGLLLSPLVVRCEEDETDEGVVEEEGGAGEESEEEGAENPLKNVSPDAETTILFTNPTIRTSVAELPAGRLVEFLVGFTNKGDSDLMVESLDASFRYPMEFKYHIQNFSAISYQKTVKPKTEATVAYSFIPADAFAGRPIGLTINLAYRDLQGNSYLDPVFNETVQIVEFDEGFDSEVFFMYLFLIAGCILLLFLVFSFLQSKASKKKSPAARPVETGTSNDDVDYEWIPKSTLRTPKSTKTSPRQRKSNKSAGSDTD is encoded by the exons ATGATGAAGTTAAGGAGTCTTTTGATGTTGAGTCTTTGCCTTGGGCTTTTGTTAAGTCCATTGGTGGTGAGATGCGAAGAAGATGAGACGGATGAGGGAGTCGTGGAGGAAGAAGGAGGAGCCGGAGAAGAGAGTGAGGAGGAAGGAGCCGAGAATCCTCTCAAGAATGTTTCCCCGGATGCTGAAACGACGATCTTATTTACGAACCCGACCATTAGGACATCTGTTGCAGAGCTTCCAGCAGGACGCCTTGTAGAGTTTTTGGTTGGATTCACGAACAAGGGCGACTCCGATTTGATGGTGGAGAGCTTGGATGCTTCTTTCCGTTACCCCATGGAGTTCAAGTACCACATTCAAAACTTCTCTGCCATCTCCTACCAGAAGACAGTGAAGCCCAAAACAGAAGCCACTGTCGCCTACTCCTTTATTCCTGCAGATGCATTTGCCGGCAGACCCATCGGACTCACCATCAATTTGGCCTATCGTGATCTCCAAGGAAACTCTTATttggatccagtcttcaacgAAACTGTTCAAATTGTTGAATTTGATGAAGGATTCGActctgaagttttttttatgtatctttttctTATCGCTGGCTGCATTCTCCTTTTATTCTTGGTCTTTAGTTTTCTCCAAT CCAAGGCGTCGAAAAAGAAATCTCCAGCAGCAAGACCCGTTGAAACAGGCACATCCAATGACGATGTCGACTACGAGTGGATACCAAAGTCTACGCTACGCACCCCTAAATCAACTAAGACGAGTCCACGTCAGAGAAAGTCTAACAAAAGTGCTGGCTCCGATACGGACTAA